One segment of Streptomyces bathyalis DNA contains the following:
- a CDS encoding WXG100 family type VII secretion target has protein sequence MAGQFRVTEDELRALSSKISEVNSSVQGEVKRLDGVISQIAGGWQGQAASAYHRLQQQWNEDARKMNNILNDIKEAVDSTRQNYSATEEQQNSEVSKIMSDFG, from the coding sequence ATGGCAGGACAGTTTCGGGTAACAGAGGACGAGCTCCGCGCTCTGTCGTCGAAGATCAGCGAGGTCAACAGCTCCGTCCAGGGTGAGGTCAAGCGCCTCGACGGTGTGATCAGCCAGATCGCCGGCGGCTGGCAGGGCCAGGCGGCCAGCGCCTACCACCGGCTGCAGCAGCAGTGGAACGAGGATGCGCGCAAGATGAACAACATCCTCAACGACATCAAGGAAGCGGTCGACTCCACCCGTCAGAACTACTCGGCGACGGAAGAGCAGCAGAACTCCGAGGTCAGCAAGATCATGTCGGACTTCGGCTGA
- a CDS encoding WXG100 family type VII secretion target, with amino-acid sequence MSGILVNFQTVSQASQDVRSTAGRIKSQLDDLEAMVKRVANTWEGAAQEGYQNKQRQWDQTADHLHQVLLKISTALQNSADNYQSTEKSNANVWGN; translated from the coding sequence GTGTCCGGAATTCTCGTTAATTTCCAGACGGTGTCGCAGGCTTCGCAGGACGTGAGGTCCACGGCCGGCCGCATCAAGAGCCAGCTGGACGACCTTGAGGCCATGGTGAAGCGCGTGGCCAACACCTGGGAAGGTGCCGCCCAGGAGGGTTACCAGAACAAGCAGCGCCAGTGGGACCAGACGGCGGACCACCTGCACCAGGTCCTGCTCAAGATCTCGACCGCGCTGCAGAACTCGGCGGACAACTACCAGTCCACCGAGAAGAGCAACGCGAACGTCTGGGGCAACTGA
- a CDS encoding WXG100 family type VII secretion target, translating to MGYPAYQTPEQIEAQRQAIEQAKKESHDEGLEGHEKEISDYQKANEQFPLQTNFTSHDIDQLKGMIEHANPDGVDGIGKNWKRVHDKLVGEGGGGSPSGDSAYGQLKKAVDDVLEHWEGESANQFKAKAQKILTQIANSASHAQTVSQVMTQAADDLRTQRDAISKIEKPSWFGKAWDAVTDSGRDDKYTEADVKSGNIPKDLIAQANEGYIGAEKEEQLKAVAIMENLGRSYVGYSQRIKAPHREGDDSVPPSNPETPMPTPIPAPSGSASTPSAAGRAKASTGLAGTSKVPETTGPRDPGISGGQQVPASQTKVDSVPSGFSGGGTSSVPGGGAVSGAGGGGGIGGGGAVAGGAGGLVAGGAGAAGAARGAAGRAGVGGAGGRAGIGGAGAMGGRGGGAAAGGARGAAGAAGRGALARAKGGVAGAPKGISGGRPATPGGTGLGKGRGGAAGASGRGAGGMLAGGARGSNQRPGDKEGDQGSRPDYLVEDEETWTPEDGRSVPKTIE from the coding sequence ATGGGGTATCCGGCTTACCAGACGCCTGAGCAGATCGAGGCTCAGCGGCAAGCGATCGAGCAGGCAAAGAAGGAATCGCACGACGAGGGCCTCGAGGGTCACGAGAAGGAGATCTCGGACTACCAGAAGGCCAATGAGCAGTTCCCCCTTCAGACGAACTTCACGTCGCACGACATCGATCAGCTGAAAGGCATGATCGAGCACGCCAACCCCGATGGCGTGGACGGGATCGGCAAGAACTGGAAGCGAGTTCACGACAAGCTGGTGGGTGAGGGGGGCGGTGGATCCCCTTCTGGCGACAGTGCCTACGGACAGCTGAAGAAGGCGGTCGACGACGTCCTCGAACACTGGGAGGGCGAGAGCGCCAACCAGTTCAAGGCCAAGGCTCAGAAGATTCTGACGCAGATCGCCAACAGCGCGTCACACGCCCAGACGGTGTCTCAGGTGATGACCCAGGCGGCGGATGATCTTCGTACGCAGCGGGATGCCATCAGCAAGATCGAGAAGCCCAGCTGGTTCGGCAAGGCATGGGATGCCGTCACCGACTCCGGGCGCGATGACAAGTACACGGAAGCCGACGTAAAGAGCGGCAACATCCCTAAGGACCTGATCGCCCAGGCCAACGAGGGCTACATCGGGGCCGAGAAGGAAGAGCAGCTCAAGGCCGTCGCCATCATGGAGAACCTGGGGCGCAGCTACGTCGGGTACTCGCAGCGGATCAAGGCTCCTCACCGGGAGGGGGACGACAGCGTGCCCCCGTCCAACCCTGAGACGCCGATGCCCACCCCGATTCCGGCCCCGTCGGGATCTGCGTCCACCCCCTCTGCGGCCGGCAGGGCGAAGGCATCTACCGGTTTGGCTGGCACCTCCAAGGTGCCGGAGACAACCGGGCCCCGCGACCCGGGCATCTCCGGTGGTCAGCAAGTACCCGCCAGCCAGACGAAGGTCGACAGCGTGCCGTCCGGATTCTCTGGCGGAGGGACGAGCAGCGTCCCCGGCGGCGGTGCGGTCTCCGGGGCCGGCGGAGGTGGCGGTATCGGAGGCGGCGGCGCTGTCGCGGGTGGTGCTGGCGGCCTCGTGGCAGGCGGAGCGGGCGCCGCAGGCGCTGCCCGTGGCGCTGCCGGACGCGCAGGTGTCGGCGGTGCTGGAGGACGTGCGGGTATCGGTGGCGCAGGTGCCATGGGCGGCCGAGGTGGCGGTGCAGCCGCAGGCGGTGCTCGGGGCGCCGCTGGAGCTGCCGGCCGTGGTGCTCTCGCCAGGGCGAAGGGCGGTGTAGCCGGCGCTCCCAAGGGGATCAGTGGAGGCAGGCCGGCGACTCCCGGTGGAACTGGTCTTGGGAAGGGCCGAGGTGGCGCGGCAGGAGCCTCCGGACGTGGCGCCGGTGGAATGCTCGCCGGAGGGGCCCGAGGCTCGAACCAGCGGCCCGGTGACAAGGAAGGCGATCAGGGAAGCCGTCCCGATTATCTCGTCGAGGATGAAGAGACCTGGACGCCGGAGGATGGCCGGAGCGTCCCCAAGACGATCGAGTAG
- a CDS encoding DUF397 domain-containing protein → MGTQQEKDELYAMDISDAVWESAPGGPEEEKVEIAHLPGGAVAMRNSKDPDTVLRYTAAEWRAFVLGARDGEFDLEPTPENGGV, encoded by the coding sequence ATGGGGACGCAGCAGGAGAAGGACGAGCTGTACGCGATGGACATCTCCGACGCCGTCTGGGAATCCGCACCGGGCGGCCCGGAGGAGGAGAAGGTCGAGATCGCGCACCTCCCCGGCGGCGCGGTGGCGATGCGCAACTCCAAGGACCCCGACACGGTGCTGCGTTACACCGCGGCGGAGTGGCGTGCGTTTGTACTCGGGGCGCGCGACGGGGAGTTCGACCTGGAGCCGACGCCGGAGAACGGCGGGGTGTAG
- a CDS encoding S8 family serine peptidase: MLHLVGTGALTGALLLGSAPVASADDIRERQWALNAFAAEDIWAHATGKGVTVAVVDTGLDSHPDLKGAIVRGKDYTQGKGNSDNGSHGTAMSSLIAARGHGPGNKLGMKGLAPGSKIMPITVPTASTYGKGIRYAVDHGAKVVNLSYGGPRDEGDRKAVEYAISKDVVVVAATGNTPGKHKEYPAAYPGVVSVGGLGRDGTLWEGSSWGSNTTLVAPAEKNLSASPKYKSGYAIGDGTSDAAAYVSAAAALVREKHPDLTAGQVINRLIKSAKPLTDAKGNAPKLPDEKFGYGVVRPFRAVTSDYAAGPKAGPLAQPEKSSDSAAGSTSSDSGSSSSDDSSGWMYVLGPPIVLFGLILVVLIGVAVVIVVLVKRKDSRDRVSDPWGSGNGPTVPGQQYPGQQPHAPAGQFGGPPTAPPPPPNQPPSR; this comes from the coding sequence GTGCTGCACCTGGTGGGCACCGGAGCGTTGACGGGAGCCCTGCTCCTCGGATCCGCTCCAGTGGCTTCCGCAGACGACATCCGCGAACGACAGTGGGCACTCAATGCCTTTGCGGCAGAGGATATTTGGGCGCACGCCACCGGAAAGGGCGTGACCGTTGCTGTCGTTGATACCGGCCTCGACTCACACCCTGACCTCAAGGGTGCGATTGTTCGCGGGAAGGACTACACCCAGGGAAAGGGAAACTCAGACAACGGAAGTCACGGCACGGCCATGTCGAGCCTGATCGCGGCACGCGGACACGGTCCCGGGAACAAGTTGGGCATGAAGGGTCTTGCACCCGGCTCAAAGATCATGCCCATTACGGTTCCGACCGCGTCCACCTATGGAAAGGGCATTCGGTACGCGGTCGATCATGGTGCCAAGGTGGTTAACCTTTCCTATGGAGGCCCCAGGGATGAAGGGGACCGAAAGGCCGTCGAATATGCCATCTCCAAGGACGTCGTCGTCGTAGCCGCCACCGGGAACACTCCCGGGAAGCACAAGGAATATCCTGCCGCCTATCCGGGCGTAGTGTCCGTGGGTGGCCTGGGGCGTGATGGCACCCTCTGGGAGGGGTCCTCGTGGGGTTCGAACACGACTCTCGTGGCTCCGGCGGAGAAGAACCTCTCTGCATCTCCAAAGTACAAGTCCGGCTATGCAATTGGTGACGGTACTTCGGACGCTGCCGCCTATGTATCTGCTGCGGCAGCTCTCGTGCGTGAGAAGCATCCCGATCTGACCGCAGGTCAGGTGATCAATCGGCTGATCAAGTCGGCCAAACCACTGACGGATGCCAAGGGGAATGCGCCGAAGTTGCCGGATGAGAAGTTCGGTTACGGCGTGGTGCGGCCGTTCCGTGCGGTGACGTCTGATTATGCGGCGGGCCCGAAGGCGGGTCCGTTGGCGCAGCCTGAGAAGTCGTCGGACTCCGCTGCAGGTAGCACCAGTTCCGATTCCGGGTCGTCCTCGTCGGATGATTCCTCGGGGTGGATGTATGTGCTGGGTCCGCCGATCGTCCTGTTCGGGCTGATCCTCGTCGTACTGATCGGTGTGGCGGTCGTCATCGTCGTCCTGGTGAAGAGGAAGGACAGCCGGGACAGGGTCAGTGACCCGTGGGGTTCGGGCAACGGCCCGACGGTGCCGGGGCAGCAGTACCCCGGTCAGCAGCCCCACGCGCCGGCCGGCCAGTTCGGAGGGCCTCCGACCGCACCGCCCCCTCCGCCGAATCAGCCGCCGTCGCGGTGA
- the mycP gene encoding type VII secretion-associated serine protease mycosin, with amino-acid sequence MSKAVTGSNAEFLTSGVDEHDAHRRLGTRCAQRAFVLLAALSLSAVGSAVPAAAAPMSPSQGGSSSSEHTPGRAGQDQGLDSSTECEFGGKNIKSTPWSLQRVLLDELWSKATGKGVTVAVIDTGVDKGNSQIREALAPGGNDFVGKSKGTTDVNGHGTRVAGIIAARKAPRSGFTGIAPSAKILPLRYTGSEDPEKQGNSETMSKAIRYAASEGVDIINISSDTVAKKPNAGLEAAIKSAVAKDILVVAAAGNDGADGKLENTYPAAYDGVLAVGASDRNNERAFFSQSGDFVDVAAPGVGMVSTVPKGGQCPADGTSFSAPYVAGVAALMYEKYPNWNAQQITARLQQTANRPGAGPDAQLGWGVVDPVAALSGDDQPQNRPRPDQAQQSGHVTPMSLTVGESDTERTQRISVYVMAAGTVLTILIGGTAIAARDHRRKRSAANGAADTTTSTRH; translated from the coding sequence ATGTCCAAGGCTGTCACTGGATCCAATGCCGAATTCCTGACCTCAGGGGTCGACGAGCACGACGCGCATCGGCGCCTGGGTACCCGCTGCGCCCAGCGGGCTTTCGTCCTGCTCGCGGCGCTGAGCCTCAGCGCTGTCGGCTCCGCGGTGCCGGCCGCCGCTGCCCCCATGTCTCCCTCACAGGGCGGCAGTTCGTCCTCGGAGCACACGCCGGGCAGGGCGGGCCAGGACCAGGGGCTGGACAGCAGCACCGAGTGCGAGTTCGGCGGCAAGAACATCAAGAGCACGCCGTGGTCGCTCCAGCGCGTGCTCCTGGACGAGTTGTGGAGCAAGGCGACCGGCAAGGGTGTCACCGTCGCGGTGATCGACACGGGCGTCGACAAGGGCAATTCTCAGATTCGCGAGGCACTCGCGCCGGGAGGCAACGACTTCGTCGGCAAGTCCAAGGGCACGACGGACGTCAACGGGCACGGGACGCGGGTGGCAGGCATCATCGCCGCCAGGAAGGCCCCCCGCAGCGGATTCACCGGCATTGCACCCAGCGCGAAGATACTGCCGCTCCGCTACACGGGCAGCGAGGACCCGGAGAAGCAGGGCAACTCCGAGACGATGTCCAAGGCCATCCGGTACGCGGCGTCCGAGGGCGTCGACATCATCAACATCTCTTCCGACACGGTCGCGAAGAAGCCCAACGCCGGGCTCGAGGCGGCCATCAAGTCGGCCGTCGCGAAGGACATTCTGGTGGTGGCCGCCGCCGGCAATGACGGTGCGGACGGCAAGCTCGAGAACACCTACCCCGCCGCCTACGACGGCGTCCTCGCCGTCGGCGCCTCGGACCGGAACAACGAACGGGCGTTCTTCTCCCAGTCCGGAGACTTCGTCGACGTGGCGGCACCGGGCGTCGGCATGGTCTCCACCGTCCCCAAGGGCGGGCAGTGCCCCGCGGACGGAACCTCTTTCTCCGCACCGTACGTCGCCGGCGTGGCCGCGCTGATGTACGAGAAGTACCCGAACTGGAATGCCCAGCAGATCACAGCCCGTCTCCAGCAGACGGCCAACAGGCCCGGCGCCGGCCCCGACGCGCAGCTCGGCTGGGGCGTCGTCGACCCTGTCGCGGCCCTCTCGGGTGACGACCAGCCGCAGAACCGGCCCCGGCCCGACCAGGCTCAGCAGAGCGGGCACGTCACGCCGATGTCCCTCACCGTCGGCGAGAGCGACACCGAACGCACGCAGCGCATCTCGGTCTACGTCATGGCAGCAGGCACCGTACTGACAATTCTCATCGGCGGCACTGCTATCGCAGCCCGCGACCACCGCCGCAAGCGCTCGGCAGCGAACGGCGCGGCGGACACCACAACTTCAACGAGGCATTAG
- the eccB gene encoding type VII secretion protein EccB, translated as MSTRRDELSAHTFARKRTLAAFLQPDSRVSDEEAPRPVRAMMPSIVVAVVLVAGSIAWGAIAPSAPPGWDKPGEHIIVDSDSTTRYVVLPHKTKTGKKIKQLHPVLNFASARLVLDKGKGEVIEVSGKDIDESPIPRGATIGIPYAPDRLPTNADAESAKEWAVCEKPGPNAQSEPQQGVFVLGGRDKNTLKDKNRLGQGEGLYVEDAETGDRYVVDGTGTKMKLFGSPEDHAKLNPQEYEANRSVLTKQVLRDPGEPQKVSGQWLKTLNPGADIDYPTLDEGKGTPASFPGAEGLPEEARSVGQVLKSSSGGAPYYYVVLGKGVQRVSPLLARMFLVQQPGNKLIPVSTAQVAGAESSDTMKTGGRGWPKDVLNRVNRPAEGLGSTSRAVSCSVYTGKMSSGGPKLAAWAGPDFPANIVGGSASAYVSSGSGLLYSEFSGRGGGGAQFLLTDSGLRYALPKGGGDEQQGAGASEKSPTARLGYEKAKIAPVPQTWSSLLPKGPTLDTESASQEQGL; from the coding sequence ATGTCGACGCGGCGGGACGAGCTCAGCGCCCACACCTTCGCGCGGAAGCGCACGCTTGCAGCCTTTCTGCAGCCGGATTCGAGAGTGTCCGACGAAGAGGCCCCGCGTCCCGTGCGCGCGATGATGCCCAGCATCGTCGTGGCCGTGGTGCTGGTCGCCGGAAGCATCGCCTGGGGCGCCATCGCCCCCAGCGCGCCCCCCGGTTGGGACAAGCCCGGAGAGCACATCATCGTCGACAGCGATTCCACGACGCGATATGTGGTGCTCCCGCACAAGACGAAGACAGGCAAGAAGATCAAGCAGCTCCACCCGGTGCTGAACTTCGCGTCCGCCAGGCTCGTCCTGGACAAGGGCAAGGGCGAGGTCATAGAGGTCTCCGGCAAGGACATCGACGAGAGCCCCATCCCGCGCGGCGCCACCATCGGCATCCCGTACGCGCCCGACCGGCTGCCGACCAACGCCGACGCCGAGTCGGCCAAGGAATGGGCGGTCTGCGAGAAGCCCGGCCCCAACGCTCAAAGCGAGCCCCAGCAGGGCGTGTTCGTACTCGGCGGCCGTGACAAGAACACCCTCAAGGACAAGAACCGGCTGGGCCAGGGCGAGGGCCTGTACGTCGAGGACGCCGAGACGGGCGACCGGTACGTGGTCGACGGCACGGGTACGAAGATGAAGCTCTTCGGCTCGCCGGAGGACCACGCAAAGCTCAATCCCCAGGAGTACGAGGCGAACCGCAGCGTGCTGACCAAGCAGGTGCTGCGGGACCCGGGCGAGCCTCAGAAGGTCTCCGGCCAGTGGCTCAAGACCCTGAACCCGGGTGCCGACATCGACTACCCGACCCTGGACGAGGGCAAGGGAACCCCGGCGAGCTTCCCCGGTGCCGAGGGTCTGCCTGAGGAAGCCCGTTCGGTCGGGCAGGTGCTGAAGTCCAGTTCCGGGGGCGCGCCTTACTACTACGTCGTGCTGGGCAAGGGCGTGCAGCGTGTCAGTCCTCTGCTGGCGAGGATGTTCCTCGTGCAGCAGCCCGGCAACAAGCTCATCCCGGTCAGCACCGCGCAGGTGGCGGGGGCCGAGTCCTCGGACACGATGAAGACCGGCGGACGCGGCTGGCCCAAGGACGTCCTGAACCGCGTCAACCGCCCGGCCGAAGGCCTCGGTTCGACGTCTCGCGCGGTCTCCTGCAGCGTCTACACCGGGAAGATGTCCAGCGGCGGGCCGAAGCTCGCCGCCTGGGCCGGTCCGGACTTCCCCGCGAACATCGTCGGTGGCTCCGCCAGCGCCTACGTCAGCTCCGGATCGGGCCTGCTCTACAGCGAGTTCAGCGGCAGGGGCGGCGGTGGCGCCCAGTTCCTCCTGACCGACTCGGGCCTGCGTTACGCCCTTCCCAAGGGCGGCGGGGACGAACAGCAGGGAGCGGGGGCGAGCGAGAAGAGCCCGACCGCGCGACTCGGCTACGAGAAGGCCAAGATCGCCCCGGTCCCGCAGACTTGGTCCTCGCTGCTGCCGAAGGGCCCGACCCTCGACACCGAGAGTGCCTCCCAGGAACAGGGTCTGTGA
- the eccCa gene encoding type VII secretion protein EccCa — protein MSVVIVKRQPRVMPPTVSEGEVKLESPPELPRDGDNDMWMNLLPVMGMGGSVAFFFMPGSPPYMRVAGGLMAVSTVAMAIAQVIKARRGGRAQMGQARRDYFRYLDQIRKDVRKTSEAQRNAQLYQHPSPDQLWAIAGDPKRLWERRPSDNDFSSVRIGTGWQQLSTPLVAPETAPKDELEPLTAEAMKSFLDIHRSLPDLPIAVSLRAFYHVVVTGSSEEVYGNVRAAIGQLSSLHSPEELMIAVVAHPGSMAEWDWTKWLPHAQHPSQSDGAGQARLFFDDLGQLEESLSSQLDGRPRWNRDGTPVADQPHIVVILDGGSIPPDSQLAGAEGLQGVTFLEVAPGALDDQMSGGLTVHVKENSLDLYVGRESAYSGKPDLLSYEQAEALARQLSPMRMGSGEEGEPLLSNLDFTDLMGIGDAGSVDMARTWRPRSLHERLRVPIGIGGEGEPVMLDIKEASQEGMGPHGLCVGATGSGKSELLRTLVLGLAVTHSSETLNFILADFKGGATFTGMADMPHTAAVITNLADELTLVDRMRDAITGELNRRQETLRRAGNYANITDYEKARAAGAALDPLPSLVLIIDEFSELLTAKPDFIDMFIQIGRIGRSLGVHMLLASQRLEEGKLRGLDTFLSYRIGLRTFSAAESRTAIGVPDAYHLPNVPGAGFLKYDTETMVQFKAAYVSGAYRTAGPTRVSQSTQTRPVMFTATPVALPVAPEPEVQDTDTVDDALADTVLDVIVQKMVGQGPSAHQVWLPPLEEPPSIDQLLPALAATPERGLTAPEYTALGRLAVPVALLDKPFEQRRDVLYRDFSGAAGHGFIIGGPQSGKSTLLRTLMTSFALTHTPSEVQFYCLDFGGGSLLAMEGLHHVGGVANRLDGEKVRRTVSEVLSILNEREEYFRAHNVDSIATFRQRRAAGQLPDQKWGDVFLVIDGWATFKNDYEMLEADVTDIATRGLGFGVHLILTASRYTEVRPALKDLLQNRVELRLGDPSESEIDRKVAANVPAAMPGRGLSPDKLHLMTALPRIDGSTTLEDLPEATRQTISAINEHWKGEPAPAVRLLPTLLEASRLPKGSDYPDHGLAFGIDESSLRPVFVNFETDPLFVVFGESESGKSALLRLLMHQITERYSPDKAKIVVGDYRRAHLQGVPEAHLSRYCAAAPSLQETLEGLAGSMSRRMPGPDVTPEQLRNRSWYDSPDAFVVIDDYDLVATGQNPLMPLLEYLPFARDVGLRVILARSSGGASRALYEPVMQRMKELGAQGVVLSGDKSEGALLGNISPTQLPAGRGYFQTRRRGGQLVQTGWMPANN, from the coding sequence GTGAGTGTGGTCATCGTGAAGCGGCAGCCACGGGTCATGCCGCCGACCGTGTCCGAGGGGGAAGTCAAGCTCGAATCCCCACCTGAACTGCCGCGCGACGGCGACAACGACATGTGGATGAATCTCCTGCCCGTCATGGGCATGGGAGGTTCGGTCGCATTCTTCTTCATGCCGGGCTCGCCGCCCTACATGAGGGTCGCGGGCGGCCTCATGGCCGTCTCCACGGTCGCCATGGCGATCGCGCAGGTCATCAAGGCCCGGCGGGGCGGACGTGCCCAGATGGGGCAGGCGCGGAGGGACTACTTCCGCTATCTCGACCAGATCCGGAAGGACGTACGCAAGACCTCGGAGGCGCAGCGGAACGCGCAGCTGTATCAGCATCCGAGCCCGGATCAGCTGTGGGCGATCGCCGGTGATCCGAAAAGACTGTGGGAACGGCGGCCGTCGGACAACGACTTCTCGTCCGTGCGAATCGGCACGGGCTGGCAGCAGTTGAGCACTCCGCTCGTCGCACCGGAAACGGCACCCAAGGACGAACTCGAGCCGCTCACAGCGGAAGCGATGAAGTCCTTCCTGGACATTCACCGTTCACTTCCGGACCTGCCGATCGCGGTGAGCCTGCGGGCCTTTTACCACGTGGTCGTCACCGGAAGTTCGGAGGAGGTCTACGGCAATGTACGTGCGGCCATCGGCCAGCTCTCCTCGCTGCACTCCCCCGAGGAGTTGATGATCGCGGTCGTCGCCCACCCGGGCTCGATGGCCGAATGGGACTGGACGAAGTGGCTGCCGCACGCGCAGCACCCCTCGCAGTCGGACGGCGCCGGCCAGGCTCGGCTGTTCTTCGACGACTTGGGGCAGCTGGAGGAGTCGCTCAGCAGCCAGCTCGACGGCCGCCCCCGCTGGAACCGCGACGGCACGCCCGTGGCCGACCAGCCGCACATCGTCGTCATCCTCGACGGCGGCTCGATACCGCCCGACTCCCAACTCGCGGGCGCCGAGGGCCTGCAGGGCGTCACATTCCTCGAGGTGGCTCCCGGCGCGCTCGACGACCAGATGTCCGGCGGTCTCACGGTGCACGTGAAGGAGAACTCCCTCGACCTGTACGTAGGCCGGGAGTCGGCGTACTCCGGCAAGCCCGACCTGCTGAGCTACGAGCAGGCCGAGGCGCTGGCACGTCAGCTCTCCCCGATGCGCATGGGCAGCGGGGAAGAGGGCGAACCCCTGCTGTCCAACCTGGACTTCACCGACCTCATGGGCATCGGCGACGCGGGTTCGGTCGACATGGCGCGCACCTGGCGGCCGCGTTCGCTGCACGAGCGGCTGCGCGTGCCCATCGGGATCGGCGGCGAGGGCGAGCCGGTCATGCTCGACATCAAGGAGGCGTCGCAGGAGGGCATGGGTCCGCACGGCCTCTGCGTCGGCGCCACCGGTTCCGGCAAGTCGGAGCTGCTGCGCACGCTCGTCCTCGGCCTGGCCGTGACGCACTCGTCCGAGACGCTCAACTTCATCCTCGCCGACTTCAAGGGCGGCGCCACCTTCACGGGCATGGCCGACATGCCGCACACCGCGGCCGTCATCACCAACCTCGCCGACGAACTCACCCTCGTCGACCGCATGCGCGACGCGATCACCGGTGAGCTGAACCGCCGCCAGGAGACGCTGCGCAGGGCGGGCAACTACGCGAACATCACGGACTACGAGAAGGCCCGTGCCGCTGGTGCGGCCCTCGATCCGCTGCCGTCGCTCGTCCTGATCATCGACGAGTTCAGCGAACTCCTCACCGCCAAGCCCGACTTCATCGACATGTTCATCCAGATCGGCCGCATCGGCCGTTCACTGGGCGTGCACATGCTGCTGGCCTCGCAGCGGCTTGAGGAGGGCAAGCTGCGCGGTCTGGACACGTTCCTGTCGTACCGGATCGGTCTGCGGACCTTCTCGGCCGCCGAGTCGCGCACCGCAATCGGCGTTCCGGACGCCTACCACCTGCCGAACGTCCCGGGTGCCGGCTTCCTCAAGTACGACACCGAGACGATGGTGCAGTTCAAGGCCGCGTACGTCTCCGGTGCGTACCGCACCGCCGGTCCGACCAGGGTCAGCCAGTCCACGCAGACGCGTCCCGTCATGTTCACGGCCACGCCGGTGGCGCTGCCGGTCGCACCGGAGCCGGAGGTCCAGGACACCGACACGGTCGACGACGCTCTCGCCGACACCGTGCTCGACGTGATCGTGCAGAAGATGGTCGGACAGGGCCCGTCCGCACACCAGGTGTGGCTGCCGCCGCTCGAAGAACCGCCGTCCATCGACCAGTTGCTGCCCGCGCTCGCCGCCACACCGGAGCGCGGCCTGACGGCACCGGAGTACACGGCTCTCGGCCGCCTCGCGGTGCCGGTCGCGCTGCTGGACAAGCCCTTCGAGCAGCGCCGCGATGTGCTCTACCGCGACTTCTCCGGTGCCGCCGGTCACGGCTTCATCATCGGCGGGCCGCAGTCCGGCAAGTCGACGCTGCTGCGCACGCTGATGACGTCGTTCGCGCTCACTCACACCCCGTCCGAAGTGCAGTTCTACTGCCTGGACTTCGGCGGCGGCTCGCTGCTCGCCATGGAGGGCCTGCACCACGTCGGCGGCGTCGCCAACCGCCTCGACGGGGAGAAGGTCCGACGGACGGTCAGCGAGGTCCTGTCGATCCTCAACGAGCGTGAGGAGTACTTCCGGGCGCACAACGTCGACTCCATCGCCACCTTCCGGCAGCGCCGCGCGGCGGGGCAGCTGCCTGACCAGAAGTGGGGCGACGTCTTCCTCGTCATCGACGGCTGGGCGACGTTCAAGAACGACTACGAGATGCTCGAGGCCGACGTCACCGACATCGCCACCCGAGGGCTCGGCTTCGGCGTCCACCTCATCCTCACCGCCTCGCGGTACACGGAGGTGCGTCCCGCGCTCAAGGACCTCCTGCAGAACCGTGTGGAGCTGCGGCTGGGTGACCCGTCCGAGTCCGAGATCGACCGCAAGGTCGCGGCGAACGTCCCGGCGGCCATGCCGGGCCGGGGCCTCAGCCCGGACAAGCTGCACCTCATGACGGCGCTGCCGCGCATAGACGGCTCCACCACGCTGGAGGATCTGCCGGAGGCGACCCGGCAGACGATCAGCGCGATCAACGAACACTGGAAGGGCGAGCCGGCACCCGCGGTCCGGCTGCTGCCGACCTTGCTCGAGGCGTCCAGGCTCCCCAAGGGCTCCGACTACCCGGACCACGGCCTGGCGTTCGGCATCGACGAGAGCTCGCTGCGGCCGGTCTTCGTCAACTTCGAGACCGATCCGCTGTTCGTGGTCTTCGGCGAGAGCGAGTCCGGCAAGAGCGCACTGCTGCGGCTCCTCATGCACCAGATCACCGAGCGGTACTCGCCGGACAAGGCCAAGATCGTCGTCGGTGACTACCGGCGCGCACACCTTCAAGGCGTACCCGAGGCGCACCTGTCGCGGTACTGCGCCGCGGCTCCCTCGCTCCAGGAGACCCTCGAAGGCCTGGCCGGCTCCATGTCGCGGCGCATGCCGGGGCCGGACGTCACACCGGAGCAGCTGCGCAACCGCAGCTGGTACGACAGCCCGGACGCGTTCGTCGTCATCGACGACTACGACCTCGTGGCGACCGGGCAGAACCCGCTGATGCCGCTGCTGGAGTACCTGCCGTTCGCACGGGACGTGGGGCTGCGCGTGATCCTCGCCCGTTCGTCCGGTGGCGCGAGCCGCGCGCTGTACGAGCCGGTGATGCAGCGCATGAAGGAGCTCGGCGCGCAGGGCGTCGTCCTCTCGGGCGACAAGTCCGAGGGCGCACTGCTGGGCAACATCTCCCCGACCCAACTCCCCGCAGGCCGCGGCTACTTCCAGACGCGGCGCCGGGGCGGGCAGCTCGTCCAGACGGGGTGGATGCCGGCGAACAACTGA